The segment TTCGCCGGAATAGCACCCATGACAACCTCCATGTTCACCGAACTTCATCGGCTTTGAAGATGCTACGTGCGCAGCAGCGGTCTGTCCACCGATGCTCCCGCCATTGCGCGGCCGATGCCCTTCGCCCATGCTGCGCGCATGGACTTCATGAAGTGGCTCAATTCGCTCGATGAACTTCTGTACGAGGTAATGAGCTGGCTGCTGTTCTTCCCGCTCACGCTCGCCCGATCGGTGTTTCGTCCGATGGGCATCATGGCGGAGATCCAGCAGGAAGTCGCGTTGCCCGACGATCAGCGCTACAAGGCGGTACTCAGCCCGCCACTGTTCCTCGCGCTCGCGCTGCTGCTCGCGCATGCGGTGGCGACCGCGCTGGGCCAAGTCGACACGATTATCCTCAACCATCGCGGGCTCGCCAATCTGGTCAACGACAATGCCAGCGCGCTGGTCCTGCGGGTGATCGTGTTCGCCGCCTTCCCGCTCTTCCTCGCCGCGCGGCTGGTACGCCGCAGCGGGAGGAAGCTCGATCGGGACTCGCTGCAGCAGCCCTTTTACGAGCAATGCTATCCTGCCGCGGTCTTCGCGCTCGGCCTTGGCGTGGGTACCAGCCTGTCGCTCGATCGGCACGGCATCGCCAATAGCATCGGCCACGGCATGGTGCTGGCCAGCATCGGCTATTATTGGATCGTGGAGACGCGCTGGTTCGCGCGGGTGCTCGGCATCGGGCATGTCCGCGCGGCGGGCAACGTCCTGATCGGGCTGTTCGAAGGAACCGTCTTTCTCGTGCTCGTCGCGCTCCTCTTCTCCGGTTGAGCGCGGCGTGCCCTACAGGCTGCCCAAATCCCCCGCCGCGTCCTTGTCCAGCCACGTCCCCGCCTCGGGCATCGGATATTTCAGCCCCGTCGCGCAGTTGAACAGCACGGTCCGCTCTTCCGGATCGACCAGCCCGTCCCGCATCGCTTGGCGGTACGCCGCGAGCGTCGCGCCGCCTTCGGGGCAGAGCAGCAGCCCGTCCTTGCGCGCGCAATCGTCCACCGCCTGGAGTATCGCCGGATCGCCCACCGCGAGCGCGCGGCCGCCCGACTCACGCACCGCGCGCAGGATCAGGAAGTCGCCCACCGCGCGCGGCACGCGGATGCCGGCGGCCACCGTCGCGGCATTCTCCCAGCGCTCGGCATGTTCCTCGCCCGCCTCGAAGGCGCGGACGATCGGCGCGCAGCCCGAGGCCTGGACCGCGTACATCCGCGGCCGCTTCGATCCGATCCAGCCGAGCCGCTCCAGCTCGTCGAACGCCTTCCACATGCCGATCAGCCCGGTGCCGCCGCCGGTCGGGTAGAAGATCGCATCGGGCAGCTCCCAGCCGCACTGCACGGCGAGTTCCAGTCCCATCGTCTTCTTGCCCTCGATCCGATACGGCTCCTTGAGCGTCGAGAAGTCGAACCACCGCCCCTCGGCAGCGCCGCGCCCGACGATCGCGCCGCATTCGTCGATCTGGCCGTTGACCCGGTAGACCCGCGCGCCCTGCGCGGCGATCTCGCGGACGTTCACCTCCGGCGTCTCCTCGGGGCAGAGGATCACCGTCTCGATGCCGCAGCGCGCAGCATAGGCGGCGAGCGCCGCGCCGGCATTGCCGTTGGTCGGCATCGCGATGCGGGTGACGCCCAGCTCGCGCGCCATGCTGACCGCCATCACCAGCCCGCGCGCCTTGAACGAGCCGGTCGGCAGCCGCCCCTCGTCCTTGACGATCGCGCCGGGGCCGCCGGATTTGGGGATGGCGATCAGCGGTGTCTCGATCTCGCCGAGCGAGACGATGTTCTCCGTGCGCCGCACCGGCAGCAGCTCGCGCCAGCGCCACAGATCGGTCGCCCGCGCTTCCAGCGCGTCGCGGGTCAGCGCCGCGCCGATACCCGCCAGATCGTAGCGCACGAGCAGCGGCCGCCCGACTCGCGACAGCCCATGCAACTTGTCCGCGGCATAGGTCTCGCCCGTCATCGAGCATTCGAGATGGGCGACGAATGTGGGCCGCTCGGCCGTGAAATTGTCCTGCATGGTCGGCAGCTTAGGAACCGCCGCCGCCCCTGTCGATGCCCGTTGCGACGATCCGGCGAGGGACGACAATGGTGTCGCGCGCGCAACCGGTACCCGCCCGAAAGCAAGGCTTTTTGCACATCCAGGCCGCGGACCGCGGCAGCCGTCTATAGTATGGTTATAGTAAACCGGGGGCAATGCCCGCGCCGGTAAATGGCCGAGAATGAGGGAGTTAAAGCGTTGACCATCGAAATCGCAGGGGCCATCTTGCAGCATCTCGGGCCCTGCCGGATCGCGGTGGAGACTCGCGGCCCGACCGTACTTGCCGCCGAACTGGCGTTGCTCGGCTGTGATACCAAGCCCGCGTCGCCCGATGTCGTAGTCACGGAATCAAATGCCCTGTCGGCCGCCCTGCTCGCTCGCCATCGGTCCGCGCACACGCTGGTGGTGTTGCCCCGGCAGGTGCAGGCCACGGTGCTTGACGATGCGTTGTTCGGGGCAGGCTGGCGGCGTCTGCCCGGCGCGGTGAACCTGTCGATGCTGTTGCACGTCGCCAGCGGGCAGCCCCCCCTGCCAAGCTTCTACGAACGCACGCCGAACGGGTATAGCGGCCTGCTGAACACGAACACCCCGGACGCCCTGGCGGCCCTCGGCCGCTGGAACCTCGCGGTCGACCAGGTTCGGCCGGGTGACCGCGTGCTGTTGTGCGGCCCAGGCGCAGCCGATGGACGGGCCCTGCTCGAGGCCCGCGCCCGCGCCCGTGCCGTGGAGGTGGACGCGCCCGGGGCATTGCATGCACCGCGCAGCTTCGACGCCATCGTAGCGCTGGATGCCCCCGGCGCCTGGGTGGAAAATGTCGAGCGCTACGCCCAGCTGCTCCGGCTCGACGGACGGCTGATCACGGGCTGGTCCGAGGGCAATCCGCAGCGCCCCGCCGACTGGGCCAGCCTGCATCAGCAGCTCGGCCGCAACTATCTCGTCGAGGGCCAGTTCGTGCAGGCGCCCGGGATCATCCTACCGCAGGCCGTCCCGCAGGGGGAGGTTACCGGCCTTACCTGGCGGATCGCCGTCGCGGCAAACAGCCCGCTGGGCGGGGAAGAATCGTGCGCAAGCTTCGTCCACCCCGCCTTCGGCGCATCGACGGCACCACTCGCTGCCTTTGCGGAGGGCTATGACAATCCCTGGCTCTATCGCACCATGGTGCAGATGGGCGAGCGGCTGGCCGATGAAGACCTGCTGGTCAATCTCGCCGAACATGTCGCCTCGAACGCCCGCCCTGGCTCGGCCGATCAGGGTGCGGCACTCTCGGTGCTCGGCTACCGCGTGTTGGAAGCGCGCGCGGCCGATGTCGTGCCGGTACTGCTGGGCGCGTTCAACGACTATTGGCAGCAGGGTGGCGATACACCGCACGTCGTCCGCTGGCGTGTGTCGCTGGCCTATCTGGCCGGTCGACTGGCAGAACTGGTCGGCGAGCGCACCATTGCCGGGCATTGGTACGCACGAGCGATGACCGACGACTGGCAGCGTTTCTCGACCATTCTCGCCACCAAGGCGATCGGGGCCGCCTTTTTCGCGGCGCGCATCGCGCTCGCCGAGCAGGACGAGGGCCGAGCCTGGCGCATGTTCGAGCGTGGCGTGGAGATCACGCTGCAGGCGGCGGCGCGCGCGCATCGCGAGGAACTCGGCGAGGGCGAAACGTTGCTGCCCTTCTATCTGCCGGAGCTCGCCGAGGTGATCGACATGGGTTCGCAGTGCGCCAATGCGCTCGCCAACCGCCACCTCTGGGCGCGCGACCCTGGGCTGTTCTGGCGTCAGGTAGACGTCAAGCGGTTTGGCCTTGCCTCGTGGACGCTCGATGTGACGAAAGAGAATGAGCGGCTGCGCAGGCAGCTCGCCCAGGGCTGAGGTACGGCCGGGTCAGGCGCCGTCGTCGCCGGCTTCTTCACGCTGGTTGCGGCGCTTGTCGATCGTCTCCATGGCCTCTGCCTTGGCGGGATCGAACAGGTGCCCGAACACCATGCCCAGCATCAGCGCCGCGCCACCCACGCGTCCCTTCGCCTGACGACGGCCGAGCCGCACGAGCAGCGGAATCGCCGCGATCAGCGCTAGGATGACGCCGAGCGTGACGAGCAAATGCATCAGTCGCGCTTGGGGCGCAGGCTGGTGAAGCTGCGGTCCCAGCGGACGGCGCTGAAATAAGCTAGCGGGTTGAACCACGATCCTTCGCCGTCGAAGCTGTGCGTCACCAGCTCGGCGCGGCCCGCAATCGTCTCCAGCGGCACCGGCCCACCCAGGCCCAACGCATCCGAGCCAAAGCGGCTGTCGGCGGACTGATCGCGATTGTCGCCCATCAGGAACACATGCCCGGCCGGCACAGCGATCGGGCCATACGTGTCGCCGGGACTGACATAGCCGCCGGGCAGCACCGTATCGCCCAGATCGATCACATCGTAGCTGCCCCCCCCCGGCAGCGTTTCGCGATACAGCGGTGGCGCGCAATAGCGCTTGCCGTCCGCGCCTTGCGTGCGAAACGCTGCGAGCGGCCCCTCGTCGCACGGCACCGCCGCATCCACCGGGATCCTGGCCCGACCCAAGGCGACACGCGGTACGGCCTTGCCGTTGAGGATCACGATGCCGTGGCGCACTGCCACCGTGTCCCCCGGCAGCCCGATCACACGCTTGATCAGATCCTCGCCATCGCCGCGCCGCACGACGAGGACGATGTCGCCGCGCGCCGGCGTGCCGCCGAACAGTCGTGTGGGCGCGATGTCCCTGCCATGGACCATCAGCGACGCCTGGGAGAAACCGTAAGGGAATTTGCTCGCGACGAGCCGATCGCCGGTGCGCAGCGCGGGCATCATCGATCCCGAGGGGATGTAATAGGGCCGCGCCACCGCGCTTTGGAACAGGAAGAAGATGCCGAGGGTGGCGCCCCAGCCGGCCAGCGTGCGCTTCCAACTCGGCTTCGGCTCCGCCATGGCGTCAGGCGATCTCTTGGCTGCCGTCGAGCAGCTCGCGCGCATCGAGGCCGAGCAGGGCGATATGATCCCTCACCCGCGGCCAGAAGCCGGTAAGGAAGCGGTCCCGCTCCGCCGTCCGCAGCCGCTCGACCGCGCCGGGCACCACGAACATGCCGACCCCGCGGCGGACCTCTACATACCCATCGTCCTGGAAGCTCTGATAGGCCTTGGCCACGGTGAGCGGGTTCGCGCCATGCTCCGCAGCGAGCGCGCGGACCGAGGGAAGCTGGTCCCCCGCGCGATACTGGCCGCGCAGGATCGCTGCGGCGATGATCGCGCGCAGCTTGAGGTAGACCGGGCTGTCTTCGTGCTCCAGGGCTGTCATGCTGCCATAATACAGCACAGGGCTTCCGAGTCCATACTCAGGGATTCCACCGATGGACGATCTCGGACAGTTCACCGCGCGGGCGCTCCTCCAGCGGGCGCGACGGCGTGCCGAGGAAGACGAAGCCGGCGATGCGCTGGCCTTGGCTCCCGAACAGGTCGCGCACCGCATCCGAATAGGCCGGCCAGCCGGTCAACCAGCCGCCGGCGAAGCCCATCGCGTGCGCCGCGTGGAGCAGGTTCATGCAGGCGGCGCCTGCGGACAGCTCCTGCTCCCAGAGCGGGACCTTGTGCGGCTGGACCGGCGCGGAGAGCACCACCACCAGCGCCGGTGCCTGGGTTGCGAACTGCGCCGCGGCCTCCTCGTCCCGCGCGGTCGCATCGGGCTTTTCGGCGCGGAGTATTTCGACCAGCTTCAGTGCGAGCGCCGGACGTGCTTCGTCCGGCACGATGATAAAGCGCCACGGTGCGAGCTTGCCATGATCGGGCGTCCGCGCGGCGATCGCCACCATCTGGTCGAGCTGTTCGGGGCTCGGCCCTGGGCCGGCAAGGTCGCGCGGCTTGCCCGATCGGCGGGTCCGGAGAAGGCTGAGCGGGGTAGTGCGGTCGTTGAAGGTCATGCGCGCCATCTAGGATGCTGTCCCGCCTCCGCCAAGCCACGCGACTTTACAGCGGCGACGCAGGCTCTAGTCTGCGCGCCCATGCACCGGGCCCATGCGCCCGGCACCCATCTCCAAGGACAGCTGCATGGTCGACACACCCACTGCCGATTCCCCGGCAGAACCGGATATCACCCACGTAAACCCCGCCGATGAAAAGACCTGGTTCGGGCACCCCCGCCAGCTGGCGCGCCTCTTCTCGACCGAGATGTGGGAGCGTTTCGGCTTCTATGGCATGCGGGCGCTGCTGACGCTGTACCTCACCCAGCACTTCCTGTTCGGGGATCGCGAGGCGACCGGCTTGTACGGTGGCTATACCGCGCTGGTCTATCTCACCCCGCTGGTCGGCGGTTATCTGGCAGACCAGTTCCTCGGATCGAAACGCGCCGTGAAGTTCGGTGCAATCCTGATGTCGATCGGCTATTTCGTGCTGTGCTTCGGCGGCCAGACCGCCACGCCCTATGCCCAGATCGACGGCCAGCGCTACGAGGTCGCGGTCGAGAAGAGCGCGGCCGGAGAGCAGCGTTTCGTGATCGACCAGGGCCATCGGCAGCTGATCAAGGGCAATGACGACGGCTCGATCACGCTCAGCGAGAACGGCCAGACGGTACGCACGATCGCCAAGGGCGGGTTCGTGTCCGAGGCCGATCGCAGCCCCTTCTACGTAATGGTGATGCTGATCGCGCTGTCGATGGTGTCGGTGGGCAACGGCTTCTTCAAGCCGAACATCTCGACCATGGTGGGCGAGCTCTATCCCAAAGGCGATCCACGCCGCGACGCCGGGTTCACCATCTTCTACATGGGCATAAACCTGGGCTCGATGCTGTCGCAGGCGCTGTGCCCGTGGCTGGCCGTGGCGGTCGGCTGGTGGGCAGGCTTCGGCCTCGCCGCGATTGGGATGCTCTGCTCCTGGGCGCTGATCCAGCTGGACGGCGGCAAGCTCAACGGCATCGGCGAACCGCCCGCCAAGGCCGCCACCGGCCGTCAGCAAATCCTGATCTATGTCGGCGCGCTGTGCGTCATCCCGCTCTTCTATCTGCTCTACATCAACCTGATGGCGGCGGAGCCCGCGCCGGCCGGTTCGGGTCTGCTCGGCTATGTCGCCTCGCTGTCGCTGATGGGCAAGCTGCTGTTCGGCACCTTCCTGATCGGCGTTCCCGCGATCCTCATCTGGTCCTTCGTCTCCGGCGATCGCCGCGAGTTCCAGATGATGATGGCGGCGATGGTCCTGATCGTGTTCAACGTCGTGTTCTGGACGCTGTTCGAACAGGCGGGCTCGTCGCTCACGCTGTTCGCCGATCGCAACACCGATCTCTCCGTGTTCGGCTGGTTCACGATGACCGCGGGCCAGACGCAGAGCTTCAACGCGCTGTTCATCGTGCTGCTCGCGCCGCTGATGTCGATGCTGTGGGCGGGGCTCGCCAAGCGGGGGCTGGAGCCGAGCATCCCGGTGAAGTTCGGCATCGCGCTCATCGCGGTCGGCGGCGGCTTCCTGTTCCTAGTGTGGGGCGCACAATGGGCCGATAGCAGCTTCAAGGTCTCAGTCTGGTGGATCGCCGGGCTGTACTTCATCCACAGCTTCGCCGAACTGTGCATCTCGCCGGTGGGCCTCAGCATGATCACCAAGCTGTCGATCGCACGGATCGTCGGCATGATGATGGGCGTGTGGTTCCTGTCGATCTCGGTCGCGCAGTACGTGGCGGGCGTGATCGCGCAGTTCGCCAGCGTCGAGACGGTAGGCGGCCAGGTGACCAATCTGAAGGTCAGCCTGGAGACCTATCTCAGCGTGTTCACGCTGATCTCGGAATGGGCGATCGGGCTCGGCGTGCTCCTGCTGCTGCTCAGCTGGCCGCTCAAGCGCTGGATGCACGGCGTAAAATAAGCGCCGTCACCAGAAAGGGACGGGGCGCCGCGGAAATGGGGGGACAGCGGCGCCCCTGTCGTTCGCCCGAGGGGGGAGTGGGCGAACGAGTCTCGAATTCAGGCCGCGAGCGGCAGGAAGGCCAGCGCTTCCTGCTCGTTCGCCGCCGCGAGTGCGCGGGCGTTCGCATCGATCGGCTGGCCGGCGCTTGCAGCCAGGCGGCGATGGGCGAAATAGAGCGCGATCAGCGAAAACATGGCAACCTCGAAACAGCTTTGCTGCAATGCAGCGCGGGCGCCGCATCTGGTTGTCTTGTCGTGAGTCCGCAACTGCAAAGCCGCCTCGCCGCGGTTGCAGTTGCCGCAAGTGCGAACGTTTTCCCTCGCAGAATGCAAAAAGGCCCGATGTCACCACCGGGCCTTTTCCGTATAAATACGGGTTGCGCTTACCAGATGTGTACGCGCTGCTCCGGCGCGAGATACAGCTTGTCGCCGGGCTTGATGTCGAATGCCTTGTACCAGGCATCGACGTTGCGGACGACGCCATTGACGCGCGCGGTTGCCGGCGAATGCGGATCGGTGAGCAGCGCCTGACGCTGTGCATCCTCGCGCACCTTCACCCGCCACGCCTGCGCCCAGCCGAGGAAGAAGCGCTGGTCGCCGGTCAACCCGCCCACCAGCTTCGCCTTGCCATGCTTGGCCTGATACTTCTGGTACGCGCCGTAGGCAGCCTCGATGCCGCCGAGATCGCCGATATTCTCGCCCAGCGTCAGCCGGCCGTTGATCTTGGTGCCGGGCACCGGCTCATAGGTGTCGTACTGGCCGGCCAGCGCCTTGGTACGCGCAGCGAAGTCTTCCTTGGCCTTGGGCGTCCACCAATTCTCGAACTTGCCGGTGGGGCCGAACATGCTGCCCTGGTCGTCGAAGCCATGGCCCATCTCATGGCCGATCACCGCACCGATCGCGCCATAATTGACCGCCGGATCGGCATTGGGATCGAAGAAGGGCGGCTGCAGGATTGCCGCCGGGAAGGTGATCTGGTTCGACAGCGGGTTGTAATAGGCGTTCACCGTCTGCGGCGTCATCGCCCACAGGCTGCGATCGACCGGCTTGGGGAAACGCGACAGTTCCAGCTGATGCTCGAACTCGCCCGAGCGCATCACATTGCCGAGCAGGTCACCCCGCTCCACCTTCAGCGCCGAATAGTCGATATATTTCTCCGGATGGCCGATGCGCGGCTCGAACGCGGCGAGCTTGGCGAGCGCGGCCTTGCGGGTCGGCTCGTCCATCCAGGTCGAAGCCTCGATCCGTTCGCGATAGGAGTCGCGGAGATTCTCGATCAGCTCGGCCATCTGCTTTTCGGCTTCGGGCGGATAATATTTGGCGACATAGGCCTTGCCGACGGCCTCGCCGAGCGCGCCGTTGACCATCTGGACGCCGCGCTTCCAGCGCTCGCGCTGGACCGGCACGCCGGAGAGCGTCTTCGAGTAGAAATCGAAACGCGCCTGATCGAACGCCTTGGGCAGGTACGTCGCGTGGTCGCTGACGAAGCGATAGGCGAGATAATCCTTCCACGTCGCGAGCGGCGTCGCGGCGAAGATCTTGCCCAGCGCGATCAGCGCGGTGTTCTGGGTCATCAGGATTTCGGGCGAGCTTTCCAGACCGGCGGTCTTGAGCATCAACGCCCAATCGAATTCGGGCGCCTTGGCGGTAAGCCCTGCGATCGTCTGCGGATCGTTGAGCTTGGCGATGTCGCGGCTCTGCTCGGGCGACCACTGGACCTTGGCCATCGCGGTCTCGAGCGCGACGATCGCATCGGCCTTGGCGCTGGCGTCGGGGATACCCGCCAGTTCCTGGATCTTCTGCACATAGGCGCGATAGGCGGTGCGCGCCGCATCGAACTTGGCGCCCTGATTCAGATAATAATCGCGCGGCATGCCCAGGCCGCCCTGGCCGACGGCCGCGGTATATTTGGTCGGATCGGCGAAGCCGGGCGTGATCTCGATCTCCACCGGCGTCGCATAGCCGTTGCTGGCGAACAGCGCCTGCAACGCGCCCTTGTCCTGCACGGCCGCGATGCGCCCCAGATAGGGCTTGAGCGGCGCGGTGCCGCGCGCCTCGATGCCCGCCTCGTCCATCCAGCTGGCGTAGAAATCGCCGACCTGCTTGCCGGTCGCGCCATAGGCGGCGGGGTTTTTTGCCATGTCGTCGAGCAGGGTGCGGACGTTGGTCTCGGCGGCAAGCGCCAGATCGACGAACGGGCCGGCCGAGGTGCGGTCGGCGGCGATCTCGGTGCGCGCCGCCCAGCCGCCATTGGCGAAGGTCCAGAAGTCGTCGCCCGGCTTCACGCCCGCTTGCTCGGCGGTGAGGTCGACGCCGAAGCTGCCATATTTGGGCGTGCCGCTCTGGGCGAGCGCGGGCGCGGCGACGAGCAGCGCCATGGCGCTGGTCAGCAACAAGGAACGACGCATTTTCATGATGTTAGGCTTCCCCACCACGGTGTGTGTTATGCAAGTGTAACGGGGGGTGCGAGACCCCGCAATGGCATTTTGTAACAATCGATACTGTCCGCGTGGACACCCTCCTCCCTGCACGAGCGGGAGGAGGGATCGGATCAACCCACCCGGTTGGCGACCAGATCGTCGACCACCGCAGGGTCCGCCAGCGTCGAGGTGTCGCCGAGGCTGCTCACATCGCCCTCGGCGATCTTGCGCAGGATGCGGCGCATGATCTTGCCCGAGCGCGTCTTGGGCAGGCCGGGCGCGAACTGAAGCGCGTCCGGCGTCGCGATCGGGCCGATCTCGCCGCGCACCCAGTCGCGCAGTTCCTTGCGCAGCGCCTCGCTGGCTTCCTCGCCTGCGTTCAGGGTGACGTAGGCATAAATGCCCTGCCCCTTGATGTCGTGCGGCATGCCGACGACCGCTGCTTCGGCAACCTTGCCATGGAGCACCAGCGCGCTCTCGACCTCGGCGGTGCCCATGCGGTGGCCCGAGACATTGATCACATCGTCCACCCGGCCGGTGATCCAGTAATAGCCGTCGCCGTCACGGCGGCAGCCATCGCCGGTAAAGTACTTGCCGCGATAGGTGGTAAAATAGGTCTGGAAGAAGCGCTCGTGATCGCCCCAGACGGTGCGCATCTGCCCCGGCCAGCTCCGCGCGATGACGAGATTGCCTTCGGTCGCCCCTTCCAGCAGCGCGCCGTCGCCGTCGACCAGCTGCGGCTCGATCCCAAAGAAGGGCATCGAGGCCGAGCCGGGCTTGAGCGCGGTCGCGCCCGGCAGCGGGGTGATCATGTGCCCGCCCGTCTCGGTCTGCCACCAGGTGTCGACGATCGGGCAGCGGCCCTCGCCCACCACGTCATGATACCAGCGCCACGCCTCCGGATTGATCGGCTCACCGACCGACCCGAGCAGCTTGAGCGACGTGCGGCTGGTGGACGTGACGTAGCTGTCGCCCTCCTTCATCAGTGCGCGGAGCGCGGTGGGCGCGGTGTAGAGGATCTCGACCTGGTGCCGGTCGACCACCTGCCACATGCGGCCGGCATCGGGCCAGGTCGGCACGCCCTCGAACATCAGCGTGACGCCGCCATTGGCCAGCGGGCCATAGACGATATAGCTGTGCCCGGTGACCCAGCCGATATCGGCCGCGCACCAATAGACCTGGCCGGGACGGTAATCGAACACGACCTCGTGCGTATAGGCCGCCCAGAGCAGATAGCCGCCGCTCGAATGCAGCACGCCCTTGGGCTTGCCGGTCGATCCCGAGGTATAGAGGATGAACAGCGGATCCTCGGCGTCCATCGGCTCCGCCGGGCAGTCGGCGGATACCTTGGCGGCCGCCTCATGATACCAGAGATCGCGGCCGGGCTGCATCGCCACGTCGCCGCCGGTCGCCTGCACGACGATGACTTTCTCGAGCACCGGGGCATGGCGTTGCGCCGCGTCGACATTGGCCTTGAGCGGCACGCGCTTGCCGCCGCGCCGCCCTTCGTCGGCAGTGATGACGATGCGGCTGTCGCAATCGACGATGCGGCCGGCCAGCGCCTCCGGGGAAAAGCCGCCGAACACCACCGAATGCACCGCGCCGATCCGCGCGCAGGCGAGCAGCGCCACCGCCGCCTCGGGGATCATCGGCATGTAGACGGTGACGCGGTCGCCCTTCCGGACGCCTTCCGCCTTCAGCACATTGGCGAAGCGGCAGACCTGCTCGTGGAGCTCGCGGTAGCTGATCCGGCGCGCCTCCTCCTTGGGATCATCGGGCTCCCACAGGATGGCGGTCTGGTCGCCGCGCGTCGCAAGATGGCGATCGAGGCAGTTGGCGGCGACGTTGAGCTTGCCGTCGGCGAACCAGCGAATGCGGAAATCGGCTTCGTCGAAGGACCAGTCGCCCGCAGTCTGCGGCGGCACGATCCAGTCGAGACGCTGGGCCTGCTCCAGCCAGAACCCGTCGGGATCGGACAGTGACTGGGCATGGAGACGTTCATACGCTGCGGCGTCGACGCGGGCGCTCTTCGCCCAGCTTTCCGGCACCGGATACAGATCTTGGCTCATCATGACCCCTCCTGGTCGGCGGGCATCTAGGAGCGCAAGGGGTGGATAGGCAAGGCACCCATGGTTGCAACATCGTTACATTGTGCAAACAGAATTCAGTGGAACCGCCAAACCGTATCAGCCATATAAGACGCTATGGCACGACCTGCGATTGCTCTGTTGCTCTGTGCGGCACTGCCGCTTGCAGCCTGCTCCACCGGTTCCGCCCATCCGCAACAGGTCGCCGCCCCGATCGATCTGCCCGATCGCTTCTCGGTCAGCCCCGAGCAGCGGGCGCGCGAGGATCTGGTGCGTTGGTGGGATCGGTTCGACGATCCGATGCTCGGCCAGCTGATCGGCCAGGCGCAGACGGCCAATCTCGACATCGCCCAGGCGGTGATCCGGCTGCGTCAGGCGCGTGAGTCGCTGATCCAGTCGCGCTCGGCGTTGCTGCCGACGGTGAGCGGCTCCGCCGGCTATTCGCGCAACGAGCCGCTGCGCGGCGGCAGCGTCGCGACGCAGCTGCCCGACGGCACCATCGCCTCCTTCTCGCAGGGCGGTAGCAGCAACCTCTCGTTGGGCTTGGACGCGAGCTATCAGGTGGATCTGTTCGGCGAGGTGCGCAGCGGCGTCCGCAGCGCCCGGGCAAACGTCGAGGCGGCCGGGTTCAACCGTGCCGCGGTATTGCTCTCGGTCGAATCCGAAACCGCGCGCAACTATGTACAGGCGCGGCTTTCGCAGGCGCAGCTCGCCAATGCCCGCGAGAGCCTCGCCATCCAGGACGAAAATCTCAGCATCGCGCAGTGGCGGGTGCAGGCGGGCCTCGTCTCCTCGCTCGATGCCGAGCAGGCGCGTGCCCAGCGATCGCAGACCGCCGCGACCATTCCGCAGCTCGAAAGCAGCTATGCCGCCAACGTCGCCCGGCTCGGCGTGC is part of the Sphingomonas sp. genome and harbors:
- the lepB gene encoding signal peptidase I; this encodes MAEPKPSWKRTLAGWGATLGIFFLFQSAVARPYYIPSGSMMPALRTGDRLVASKFPYGFSQASLMVHGRDIAPTRLFGGTPARGDIVLVVRRGDGEDLIKRVIGLPGDTVAVRHGIVILNGKAVPRVALGRARIPVDAAVPCDEGPLAAFRTQGADGKRYCAPPLYRETLPGGGSYDVIDLGDTVLPGGYVSPGDTYGPIAVPAGHVFLMGDNRDQSADSRFGSDALGLGGPVPLETIAGRAELVTHSFDGEGSWFNPLAYFSAVRWDRSFTSLRPKRD
- a CDS encoding M13 family metallopeptidase; translated protein: MKMRRSLLLTSAMALLVAAPALAQSGTPKYGSFGVDLTAEQAGVKPGDDFWTFANGGWAARTEIAADRTSAGPFVDLALAAETNVRTLLDDMAKNPAAYGATGKQVGDFYASWMDEAGIEARGTAPLKPYLGRIAAVQDKGALQALFASNGYATPVEIEITPGFADPTKYTAAVGQGGLGMPRDYYLNQGAKFDAARTAYRAYVQKIQELAGIPDASAKADAIVALETAMAKVQWSPEQSRDIAKLNDPQTIAGLTAKAPEFDWALMLKTAGLESSPEILMTQNTALIALGKIFAATPLATWKDYLAYRFVSDHATYLPKAFDQARFDFYSKTLSGVPVQRERWKRGVQMVNGALGEAVGKAYVAKYYPPEAEKQMAELIENLRDSYRERIEASTWMDEPTRKAALAKLAAFEPRIGHPEKYIDYSALKVERGDLLGNVMRSGEFEHQLELSRFPKPVDRSLWAMTPQTVNAYYNPLSNQITFPAAILQPPFFDPNADPAVNYGAIGAVIGHEMGHGFDDQGSMFGPTGKFENWWTPKAKEDFAARTKALAGQYDTYEPVPGTKINGRLTLGENIGDLGGIEAAYGAYQKYQAKHGKAKLVGGLTGDQRFFLGWAQAWRVKVREDAQRQALLTDPHSPATARVNGVVRNVDAWYKAFDIKPGDKLYLAPEQRVHIW
- a CDS encoding threonine synthase, with the translated sequence MQDNFTAERPTFVAHLECSMTGETYAADKLHGLSRVGRPLLVRYDLAGIGAALTRDALEARATDLWRWRELLPVRRTENIVSLGEIETPLIAIPKSGGPGAIVKDEGRLPTGSFKARGLVMAVSMARELGVTRIAMPTNGNAGAALAAYAARCGIETVILCPEETPEVNVREIAAQGARVYRVNGQIDECGAIVGRGAAEGRWFDFSTLKEPYRIEGKKTMGLELAVQCGWELPDAIFYPTGGGTGLIGMWKAFDELERLGWIGSKRPRMYAVQASGCAPIVRAFEAGEEHAERWENAATVAAGIRVPRAVGDFLILRAVRESGGRALAVGDPAILQAVDDCARKDGLLLCPEGGATLAAYRQAMRDGLVDPEERTVLFNCATGLKYPMPEAGTWLDKDAAGDLGSL
- a CDS encoding nitroreductase; this encodes MTFNDRTTPLSLLRTRRSGKPRDLAGPGPSPEQLDQMVAIAARTPDHGKLAPWRFIIVPDEARPALALKLVEILRAEKPDATARDEEAAAQFATQAPALVVVLSAPVQPHKVPLWEQELSAGAACMNLLHAAHAMGFAGGWLTGWPAYSDAVRDLFGSQGQRIAGFVFLGTPSRPLEERPRGELSEIVHRWNP
- a CDS encoding peptide MFS transporter, with the translated sequence MVDTPTADSPAEPDITHVNPADEKTWFGHPRQLARLFSTEMWERFGFYGMRALLTLYLTQHFLFGDREATGLYGGYTALVYLTPLVGGYLADQFLGSKRAVKFGAILMSIGYFVLCFGGQTATPYAQIDGQRYEVAVEKSAAGEQRFVIDQGHRQLIKGNDDGSITLSENGQTVRTIAKGGFVSEADRSPFYVMVMLIALSMVSVGNGFFKPNISTMVGELYPKGDPRRDAGFTIFYMGINLGSMLSQALCPWLAVAVGWWAGFGLAAIGMLCSWALIQLDGGKLNGIGEPPAKAATGRQQILIYVGALCVIPLFYLLYINLMAAEPAPAGSGLLGYVASLSLMGKLLFGTFLIGVPAILIWSFVSGDRREFQMMMAAMVLIVFNVVFWTLFEQAGSSLTLFADRNTDLSVFGWFTMTAGQTQSFNALFIVLLAPLMSMLWAGLAKRGLEPSIPVKFGIALIAVGGGFLFLVWGAQWADSSFKVSVWWIAGLYFIHSFAELCISPVGLSMITKLSIARIVGMMMGVWFLSISVAQYVAGVIAQFASVETVGGQVTNLKVSLETYLSVFTLISEWAIGLGVLLLLLSWPLKRWMHGVK
- a CDS encoding GntR family transcriptional regulator; its protein translation is MTALEHEDSPVYLKLRAIIAAAILRGQYRAGDQLPSVRALAAEHGANPLTVAKAYQSFQDDGYVEVRRGVGMFVVPGAVERLRTAERDRFLTGFWPRVRDHIALLGLDARELLDGSQEIA